One genomic segment of Hordeum vulgare subsp. vulgare chromosome 2H, MorexV3_pseudomolecules_assembly, whole genome shotgun sequence includes these proteins:
- the LOC123429884 gene encoding probable mixed-linked glucan synthase 3, producing the protein MASAAGAAGSNASLAAPLLASREGGAKKPVGAKGKHWEAADKDERRAAKESGGEDGRPLLFRTYKVKGTLLHPYRALIFIRLIAVLLFFVWRIKHNKSDIMWFWTISVVGDVWFGFSWLLNQLPKFNPIKTIPDMVALRRQYDLSDGTSTLPGIDVFVTTADPIDEPILYTMNCVLSILASDYPVDRCACYLSDDSGALIQYEALVETAKFATLWVPFCRKHCIEPRAPESYFEIEAPLYTGTAPEEFKNDYSSVHKEYDEFKERLDSLSDAISKRSDAYNSMKTEEGDAKATWMANGTQWPGSWIDTTEIHRKGHHAGIVKVVLDHSIRGHNLGSQESTHNLSFANTDERLPMLVYISRGKNPSYDHNKKAGALNAQLRASALLSNAQFIINFDCDHYINNSQALRAAMCFMLDQRQGDNTAFVQFPQRFDNVDPSDRYGNHNRVFFDGTMLALNGLQGPSYLGTGCMFRRIALYGIDPPDWRHDNIIVDDKKFGSSIPFLDSVSKAINQERSTIPPPISETLVAEMERVVSASHDKATGWGKGVGYIYDIATEDIVTGFRIHGQGWRSMYCTMERDAFCGIAPINLTERLHQIVRWSGGSLEMFFSLNNPLIGGRRIQALQRVSYLNMTVYPVTSLFILLYALSPVMWLIPDEVYIQRPFTKYVVFLLVIILMIHIIGWLEIKWAGVTWLDYWRNEQFFMIGSTSAYPAAVLHMVVNLLTKKGIHFRVTSKQTTADTNDKFADLYDMRWVPMLIPTTVVLIANVGAIGVAMGKTIVYMGAWTIAQKTHAALGLLFNVWIMVLLYPFALAIMGRWAKRPVILVVLLPVAFTIVCLVYVSVHILLLSFLPF; encoded by the exons ATGGCGTCGGCGGCCGGTGCTGCTGGGTCAAATGCCAGCCTCGCCGCCCCGCTGCTGGCGAGCCGCGAGGGAGGTGCCAAGAAGCCGGTCGGTGCCAAGGGCAAGCACTGGGAGGCCGCCGACAAGGACGAGCGGCGGGCCGCCAAGGAGAGCGGCGGCGAGGACGGCAGGCCGCTGCTGTTCCGGACGTACAAGGTCAAAGGCACCCTCCTGCACCCATACAG GGCGCTAATCTTCATTCGCTTAATTGCGGTCCTTCTATTCTTCGTATGGCGCATCAAGCACAACAAATCCGACATCATGTGGTTTTGGACAATATCAGTCGTCGGGGACGTATGGTTCGGGTTCTCGTGGCTGCTCAACCAACTCCCAAAGTTCAACCCTATCAAAACCATACCTGATATGGTCGCCCTTAGGCGACAATACGATCTTTCAGATGGGACATCTACACTCCCGGGCATAGATGTCTTTGTCACCACCGCTGACCCAATCGATGAGCCGATACTATACACCATGAATTGTGTCCTTTCTATCCTTGCTTCTGACTATCCTGTCGATAGGTGTGCCTGCTATCTCTCAGATGATAGTGGAGCATTGATTCAATACGAGGCCTTAGTTGagaccgcaaagtttgctactttgtGGGTCCCATTTTGTCGGAAGCATTGCATTGAGCCAAGAGCCCCAGAAAGCTACTTTGAAATAGAGGCACCGTTGTACACTGGAACTGCACCAGAGGAGTTCAAGAATGATTATAGTAGTGTACATAAAGAGTATGATGAGTTCAAAGAGCGCTTGGACTCACTATCCGATGCTATTTCCAAGCGTTCTGATGCTTACAACAGCATGAAGACTGAGGAAGGAGATGCAAAGGCCACGTGGATGGCAAATGGGACACAATGGCCAGGATCATGGATTGACACAACGGAAATCCATAGGAAAGGACATCATGCCGGAATTGTTAAG GTTGTGTTGGACCATTCGATCCGTGGGCATAATCTTGGTTCACAAGAAAGCACCCACAACCTCAGCTTCGCCAACACCGATGAGCGCCTCCCGATGCTTGTGTATATCTCTCGTGGAAAGAACCCAAGCTATGACCACAACAAGAAAGCTGGTGCCTTGAATGCGCAATTGCGTGCCTCTGCACTACTCTCCAACGCACAATTCATCATCAACTTTGACTGCGaccactacatcaacaactctCAAGCCCTACGTGCAGCTATGTGCTTCATGCTTGATCAAAGGCAAGGTGATAACACTGCCTTTGTTCAATTCCCTCAACGCTTCGACAATGTTGATCCATCAGACCGATATGGAAACCACAACCGTGTCTTCTTTGACGGCACAATGCTCGCCCTCAATGGCCTCCAAGGGCCATCTTACCTTGGCACTGGTTGCATGTTCCGCCGCATAGCACTTTATGGCATTGACCCACCTGACTGGAGACATGACAACATCATAGTTGATGATAAAAAGTTTGGTAGCTCCATACCCTTCCTAGATTCCGTATCAAAAGCCATAaaccaagaaaggtctaccatacCTCCACCCATTAGTGAAACATTGGTGGCTGAGATGGAAAGGGTTGTGTCGGCTTCACACGATAAAGCCACTGGTTGGGGCAAGGGTGTTGGGTACATATATGACATAGCCACAGAGGATATCGTGACTGGTTTCCGCATCCATGGGCAAGGTTGGCGTTCCATGTATTGTACAATGGAGCGTGACGCCTTCTGTGGCATTGCACCAATCAACCTAACCGAGCGCCTCCACCAAATTGTGCGCTGGTCCGGTGGATCTTTAGAGATGTTCTTCTCACTAAATAACCCACTCATAGGTGGTCGCCGGATCCAAGCCCTTCAGCGTGTCTCCTACCTCAACATGACAGTCTACCCAGTCACATCACTCTTTATCCTACTCTATGCTCTCAGCCCAGTGATGTGGCTTATCCCTGATGAAGTATACATCCAGAGGCCATTCACCAAATATGTCGTGTTCCTTCTCGTGATCATTCTGATGATCCATATAATTGGGTGGCTCGAGATAAAATGGGCGGGGGTCACATGGTTGGATTACTGGAGGAATGAACAGTTCTTTATGATCGGGTCGACGAGTGCATACCCAGCAGCCGTGCTGCACATGGTGGTGAATCTCCTTACAAAGAAGGGTATACACTTCAGAGTTACTTCGAAGCAAACAACGGCAGACACCAATGACAAGTTTGCTGACTTGTATGACATGCGATGGGTGCCAATGTTAATCCCTACAACAGTGGTGCTGATTGCCAATGTTGGTGCAATCGGTGTAGCCATGGGTAAAACGATAGTATACATGGGAGCATGGACAATTGCACAGAAGACACATGCCGCATTGGGTCTGCTCTTCAACGTGTGGATCATGGTCCTGCTCTATCCGTTTGCATTGGCGATCATGGGACGGTGGGCAAAGAGGCCAGTCATCCTGGTGGTCTTGTTGCCGGTTGCCTTTACAATAGTTTGCCTTGTATATGTTTCTGTTCATATATTACTTCTTAGTTTTCTTCCATTTTAG